One stretch of Streptococcus australis DNA includes these proteins:
- a CDS encoding peptidylprolyl isomerase yields the protein MKKLATLLLLSSIALAGCTSIQRGLRGDDYVDSSLAAEESSKAAAQAAKDLNDALTNENANFPQLSKEVAEDEAEVILHTNQGDIRIKLFPKLAPLAVENFLTHAKEGYYNDITFHRVIDGFMVQTGDPKGDGTGGQSIWHDKDKTKDKGTGFKNEISPYLYNIRGALAMANTGQPNTNGSQFFINQNSTDISAKLPTSKYPKKIIEAYKEGGNPSLDGKHPVFGQVIEGMDVVDKIAKAEKDEKDKPTTAITIDSIKVVKDYDFSKK from the coding sequence ATGAAAAAACTAGCAACCCTTCTTTTACTATCATCTATTGCCCTTGCTGGATGTACTAGTATCCAACGTGGTCTCCGTGGTGATGACTATGTCGATTCTAGTCTTGCAGCAGAAGAAAGCTCAAAAGCAGCTGCTCAGGCTGCCAAAGATTTGAATGACGCTTTAACAAATGAAAATGCCAACTTCCCTCAACTTTCTAAAGAAGTTGCCGAAGATGAAGCCGAGGTCATTTTACACACAAATCAAGGCGATATACGCATCAAACTCTTTCCAAAACTAGCACCTCTAGCAGTTGAAAATTTCCTTACTCACGCTAAGGAAGGCTACTATAACGACATCACCTTCCATCGTGTAATTGATGGCTTTATGGTCCAAACTGGAGATCCTAAGGGAGATGGTACAGGTGGCCAATCCATCTGGCATGATAAGGATAAAACGAAGGACAAGGGAACTGGTTTCAAAAACGAAATTTCTCCTTACCTATACAATATCCGCGGAGCTCTTGCTATGGCTAACACTGGTCAACCAAACACCAACGGTAGCCAATTCTTCATCAACCAAAACTCAACAGATATTTCAGCTAAACTCCCTACCAGCAAGTATCCTAAGAAAATCATCGAAGCCTATAAAGAGGGCGGAAATCCTAGCCTAGATGGCAAACATCCTGTCTTTGGGCAAGTGATTGAGGGCATGGATGTTGTCGACAAGATTGCCAAGGCTGAAAAAGATGAAAAAGATAAACCAACTACTGCTATCACCATTGACAGTATCAAAGTGGTTAAGGACTACGATTTCAGCAAAAAATAA
- the kphA gene encoding RNA-binding protein KphA, whose protein sequence is MDTIENLIIAIVKPLISQPDALTIKIEDTPEFLEYHLDLDQSDVGRVIGRKGRTISAIRTIVYSVPTEDKKVRIVIDEK, encoded by the coding sequence ATGGATACGATTGAAAATCTCATTATTGCGATTGTGAAACCTTTGATTTCACAACCAGATGCCTTAACTATCAAGATTGAAGACACACCAGAATTTTTGGAATATCATTTGGATCTTGATCAAAGCGATGTAGGTCGTGTAATCGGTCGTAAGGGTCGCACTATTTCTGCGATAAGAACGATTGTCTACTCTGTCCCAACTGAAGACAAGAAAGTAAGAATCGTTATCGACGAAAAATAA
- a CDS encoding zinc-ribbon domain-containing protein, with amino-acid sequence MILFWGSKGYVKELGHTQSSIECGHCNNTDTWKIVETGRKFTLYWIPLFPYGKSYYVSCPVCKYGHEIEKSEIESYLKY; translated from the coding sequence ATGATTCTATTTTGGGGTTCTAAAGGTTATGTAAAAGAATTAGGACATACACAAAGTTCTATTGAGTGCGGACACTGCAACAATACAGACACTTGGAAAATTGTAGAAACTGGACGCAAGTTTACACTCTACTGGATTCCACTCTTCCCATATGGAAAATCTTACTATGTCTCTTGTCCTGTATGCAAATATGGACATGAAATTGAAAAATCTGAAATTGAAAGCTATTTAAAATACTAG
- the rlmN gene encoding 23S rRNA (adenine(2503)-C(2))-methyltransferase RlmN codes for MKPSIYSLTRQTMQEWVLEQGEKKFRADQIWEWLYRKRVQSFEEMTNLSKDLIAKLNDQFVVNPLKQRIVQESADGTVKYLFELPDGMLIETVLMRQHYGLSVCVTTQVGCNIGCTFCASGLIKKQRDLNNGEIVAQIMLVQKYFDERGQDERVSHIVVMGIGEPFDNYNNVLNFVRTINDDKGMAIGARHITVSTSGLAHKIRDFANEGVQVNLAVSLHAPNNELRSSIMKINRAFPIEKLFAAIEYYIETTNRRVTFEYIMLNEVNDGVEQALELAELLKNIKKLSYVNLIPYNPVSEHDQYSRSPKERVMAFYDTLKKKGINCVVRQEHGTDIDAACGQLRSNTMKRDRQKAVAAVNP; via the coding sequence ATGAAACCGTCTATTTATAGTTTAACACGTCAAACCATGCAAGAATGGGTATTAGAACAAGGAGAAAAGAAATTCCGAGCAGATCAGATCTGGGAATGGCTCTACCGTAAACGTGTCCAGTCCTTTGAGGAAATGACCAACCTTTCCAAGGATTTGATTGCCAAGCTCAATGACCAGTTTGTGGTAAATCCCTTGAAACAACGCATCGTACAAGAGTCAGCCGACGGTACTGTTAAGTATCTTTTTGAGCTGCCAGATGGTATGTTGATTGAGACAGTACTGATGCGTCAACACTATGGGCTGTCAGTCTGTGTGACCACTCAGGTCGGCTGTAATATTGGTTGTACCTTCTGTGCGTCAGGCTTGATCAAGAAGCAACGTGACCTTAATAACGGGGAAATTGTAGCGCAGATCATGCTGGTTCAGAAATATTTTGATGAGCGTGGTCAGGATGAACGTGTCAGTCATATTGTTGTCATGGGAATTGGTGAACCATTTGATAACTACAACAATGTCTTGAATTTCGTCCGTACCATCAATGACGACAAGGGGATGGCAATTGGTGCCCGTCACATCACTGTTTCTACCTCAGGTTTGGCCCATAAAATTCGTGACTTTGCTAATGAAGGTGTTCAGGTTAATCTCGCTGTTTCCCTTCACGCACCCAATAATGAATTGCGCTCAAGCATCATGAAAATTAATCGTGCCTTTCCGATTGAAAAGCTCTTTGCTGCTATTGAGTACTATATCGAAACAACCAATCGCCGTGTGACCTTTGAATACATCATGCTGAATGAAGTCAATGATGGTGTTGAACAAGCCTTGGAGTTGGCTGAATTGCTCAAGAACATCAAGAAATTGTCTTATGTAAACTTGATTCCCTATAACCCAGTTAGTGAACATGACCAATATAGCCGTAGTCCTAAAGAGCGCGTGATGGCCTTCTATGATACACTAAAGAAAAAAGGAATCAACTGTGTTGTCCGTCAGGAACATGGTACAGATATTGATGCGGCTTGTGGACAATTGCGTTCCAATACTATGAAGCGTGACCGCCAGAAGGCAGTCGCAGCGGTGAATCCATAA
- a CDS encoding dihydroorotate oxidase yields the protein MVSTKTQIAGFEFDNCLMNAAGVACMTIEELDGVKDSAAGTFVTKTATLDFRQGNPEPRYQDVPLGSINSMGLPNNGLDYYLDYLLDLQEKEPNRTFFLSLVGMSPEETHTILKKVQESEFKGLTELNLSCPNVPGKPQIAYDFETTDRILSEVFAYFTKPLGIKLPPYFDIVHFDQAAAIFNKYPLKFVNCVNSIGNGLYIEDESVVIRPKNGFGGIGGEYIKPTALANVHAFYQRLNPQIQIIGTGGVLTGRDAFEHILCGASMVQVGTTLHKEGVGAFERITNELKAIMAEKGYENLEDFRGKLRYID from the coding sequence ATGGTATCAACGAAAACACAAATAGCTGGCTTCGAGTTTGACAATTGCTTGATGAATGCAGCGGGTGTGGCTTGTATGACGATAGAGGAGTTAGATGGTGTCAAAGACTCAGCAGCAGGAACCTTTGTGACGAAGACAGCTACTTTGGACTTTCGTCAGGGAAATCCTGAGCCACGTTACCAAGATGTTCCACTTGGTTCTATCAACTCTATGGGCTTGCCAAATAATGGCTTAGACTATTATTTGGACTATCTTTTGGATTTGCAGGAAAAAGAGCCAAACCGAACCTTCTTCCTTTCTCTAGTCGGCATGTCTCCAGAGGAAACACATACCATCTTGAAAAAAGTCCAAGAGAGTGAGTTTAAAGGATTGACTGAGCTCAATCTCTCCTGTCCAAATGTTCCAGGTAAACCTCAGATTGCCTATGATTTTGAGACAACAGACCGTATCTTGTCTGAAGTATTTGCCTACTTTACCAAACCTCTTGGAATTAAACTGCCTCCTTATTTTGATATTGTTCACTTTGACCAAGCAGCAGCAATTTTCAACAAGTACCCGCTCAAGTTTGTCAACTGTGTTAACTCTATCGGGAACGGCCTTTATATTGAAGATGAATCGGTTGTTATTCGTCCTAAAAATGGTTTCGGTGGCATTGGTGGAGAGTATATCAAACCAACCGCTCTAGCGAATGTACATGCTTTCTACCAACGTCTCAATCCTCAAATCCAAATCATTGGAACAGGTGGCGTTTTGACTGGTCGCGATGCCTTTGAACATATCCTCTGTGGAGCGAGTATGGTGCAGGTGGGGACCACCCTTCACAAAGAAGGCGTCGGTGCTTTTGAGCGCATTACCAATGAACTAAAGGCAATCATGGCGGAAAAAGGGTATGAAAACCTAGAAGATTTCCGTGGGAAATTGCGCTATATTGACTAA
- the holA gene encoding DNA polymerase III subunit delta has protein sequence MLAVEESQTLSLSNLSSLTLFTGSDQGQFEVMKDQVLKQIGYDPADLNFAYFDMKEVAYKDVELELVSLPFFADEKIVILDHFVDITTAKKRFLTDDELKSFEEYLDNPSPTTKLLIFAEGKLDSKRRLVKLLKRDAKIFDAVEAKEQELRQYFQKWSQTQGMQFAEKSFENLLIKSGFQFSEIQKNLLFLQSYKSDGLIEEKDIVEAIPKTLQDNIFDLTQFILAKKIDQARDLVRDLTLQGEDEIKLIAVMLGQFRTFTQVKILSEAGQTESQIVSSLGTYLGRNPNPYQIKFALRDSRGISLAFLKRAISYLIETDYQIKTGVYEKSYLFEKALLQIATEAN, from the coding sequence ATGCTAGCAGTAGAGGAGAGTCAGACATTATCTCTATCAAACTTATCTAGCCTGACCTTATTTACTGGTTCGGACCAAGGTCAGTTTGAAGTTATGAAGGACCAGGTGCTGAAACAGATCGGTTATGATCCAGCCGACCTCAATTTTGCCTACTTTGATATGAAAGAAGTAGCCTATAAGGATGTGGAACTGGAGCTAGTCAGTCTCCCTTTCTTTGCAGATGAGAAAATCGTGATATTAGACCATTTTGTCGATATTACAACAGCCAAGAAACGCTTTTTAACAGATGACGAGCTCAAGTCATTTGAGGAATATCTTGACAATCCTTCACCAACAACCAAGTTATTAATCTTTGCAGAAGGAAAACTGGATAGCAAGAGACGATTGGTCAAATTACTTAAGCGTGATGCCAAGATCTTTGATGCAGTAGAAGCTAAAGAACAAGAACTTCGCCAGTATTTCCAAAAATGGAGCCAGACACAAGGTATGCAGTTTGCAGAAAAGTCTTTTGAAAATCTCCTTATCAAATCTGGTTTTCAATTTAGCGAAATCCAGAAAAATCTCCTCTTTTTACAGTCTTATAAGTCAGACGGCCTGATTGAGGAGAAGGACATTGTCGAAGCGATTCCAAAGACTTTGCAAGACAATATTTTCGACTTAACTCAGTTTATCTTGGCTAAGAAGATTGATCAGGCCCGTGACTTGGTTAGAGACTTGACCTTGCAAGGGGAGGATGAAATCAAGCTCATAGCTGTCATGTTAGGACAGTTCCGAACCTTTACCCAAGTGAAGATTTTATCAGAGGCTGGTCAGACGGAATCACAGATTGTAAGTAGTCTGGGAACTTATTTGGGACGCAATCCTAATCCTTATCAAATCAAGTTCGCATTAAGAGATTCGAGAGGAATTTCCTTGGCTTTTCTCAAGCGAGCGATTTCTTATTTGATTGAAACGGACTACCAGATTAAGACAGGTGTCTATGAAAAAAGTTACTTGTTTGAAAAGGCACTCTTGCAGATTGCGACAGAGGCAAATTGA
- a CDS encoding putative immunity protein: protein MKPEDYAWNEFERTAYKTKMNHLPSPYKVAVWDDSEKRLELEQILERLPQKELAQWALENSRDFLSLIDIGDESEKNKIIRQAYEAFDARLRNEISPHELRKAGFAANLLSKNAQNQIAKYAARVFVQAISTAHMRGHAIVSSDYAIKVRNLQEADKLELVRQEREKQIRLAESFLANVIDKR, encoded by the coding sequence ATGAAACCAGAGGATTATGCATGGAATGAGTTTGAACGAACTGCCTATAAGACTAAAATGAATCACCTGCCCAGTCCTTACAAAGTTGCCGTTTGGGATGATTCTGAGAAAAGATTGGAACTAGAACAAATACTTGAAAGACTTCCTCAGAAAGAACTAGCTCAATGGGCATTAGAGAACTCGCGAGATTTCTTATCTTTAATTGATATCGGTGATGAAAGTGAGAAAAATAAAATAATTCGGCAAGCTTATGAGGCTTTTGATGCACGATTGAGAAATGAGATCTCACCTCATGAGTTGAGAAAAGCAGGTTTCGCAGCAAATCTCCTCTCTAAAAATGCCCAAAATCAAATCGCTAAGTACGCTGCCAGAGTCTTTGTACAAGCTATTTCAACAGCCCATATGAGAGGACACGCCATCGTTTCCTCTGATTATGCTATCAAAGTGAGGAATCTCCAAGAGGCAGACAAGTTAGAACTCGTGAGACAAGAACGAGAAAAGCAGATCAGACTGGCTGAATCCTTTTTAGCTAATGTAATAGATAAACGGTGA
- the rpsP gene encoding 30S ribosomal protein S16, with protein MAVKIRLTRMGSKKKPFYRINVADSRSPRDGRFIETVGTYNPLVAENQVTLKEDRVLAWLADGAQPSDTVRNILSKEGVLKKFHDSKFSK; from the coding sequence ATGGCAGTTAAAATCCGTTTGACTCGTATGGGTTCTAAGAAAAAACCTTTCTACCGTATCAACGTAGCAGATTCACGTTCACCACGTGACGGACGTTTCATCGAAACAGTTGGAACTTACAACCCACTTGTTGCTGAAAACCAAGTGACTTTGAAAGAAGACCGCGTTCTTGCATGGTTGGCTGATGGAGCTCAACCTTCAGATACAGTACGCAACATTCTTTCAAAAGAAGGCGTATTGAAAAAATTCCACGATTCTAAATTCTCAAAATAA
- a CDS encoding VanZ family protein encodes MTRKRELILRLGVATYSLCIICFCFTPQPQLPTGVETPGIQTFGRLVFLLTPLNSLRNLGEVTSLGQVIWIFLQNILNVFLLFPLVFQLLYLFPSLRKTKRVLLLSFILSLGIECTQLVLDFFFDFNRVFEIDDLWTNTLGGYLAWVLYRKLNVTKHTKELT; translated from the coding sequence ATGACTAGAAAAAGAGAATTAATCTTAAGGTTGGGAGTGGCTACTTACAGCCTTTGCATTATCTGTTTTTGTTTTACTCCCCAACCTCAACTTCCTACAGGAGTGGAAACTCCAGGTATTCAAACTTTTGGACGCCTGGTTTTTCTTTTAACTCCCTTAAACTCCCTTAGGAATCTGGGTGAAGTGACTAGTTTGGGACAAGTTATTTGGATCTTTTTGCAGAACATCTTAAATGTCTTCTTGCTCTTCCCTCTGGTCTTTCAACTCCTCTATCTCTTTCCCTCTCTAAGAAAAACTAAAAGGGTTCTTCTTCTTAGTTTTATACTGAGCTTGGGAATCGAGTGCACACAACTAGTTTTAGACTTTTTCTTTGATTTTAATCGTGTGTTTGAGATAGATGATTTATGGACTAATACCTTGGGGGGCTACCTAGCTTGGGTTCTTTACAGAAAATTAAATGTAACTAAACATACAAAGGAATTAACATGA
- a CDS encoding ABC-F family ATP-binding cassette domain-containing protein translates to MSILEVKNLSHGFGDRAIFEDVSFRLLKGEHIGLVGANGEGKSTFMSIVTGKMLPDEGKVEWSKYVTAGYLDQHAVLKEGQTVRDVLRTAFDELFKAEARINDLYMEMAEEGADIDALMEEVGELQDRLESRDFYTLDAKIDEVARALGVMDYGMDTDVTALSGGQRTKVLLTKLLLEKPDILLLDEPTNYLDAEHIDWLKRYLQNYENAFVLISHDIPFLNDVINIVYHVENQQLTRYSGDYYQFQEVYAMKKSQLEAAYERQQKEIADLKDFVARNKARVATRNMAMSRQKKLDKMDIIELQSEKPKPSFDFKPARTPGRFIFQAKDLQIGYDRPLTKPLNLTFERNQKVAIIGANGIGKTTLLKSLLGIIPPIAGEVERGDYLELGYFEQEVEGGNRQTPLEAVWNAFPALNQAEVRAALARCGLTTKHIESQIQVLSGGEQAKVRFCLLMNRENNVLVLDEPTNHLDVDAKEELKRALKEYRGSILMVCHEPDFYEGWMDQIWDFNKLT, encoded by the coding sequence ATGAGTATTTTAGAAGTTAAAAATCTGAGTCACGGTTTTGGTGACCGTGCAATTTTTGAAGATGTCTCCTTCCGTCTCCTCAAGGGAGAGCATATCGGTCTTGTCGGTGCCAACGGTGAAGGAAAATCAACCTTTATGAGTATCGTGACTGGTAAAATGCTACCAGATGAAGGGAAGGTGGAGTGGTCTAAGTATGTGACTGCTGGCTATCTGGACCAGCACGCTGTACTAAAAGAAGGCCAAACCGTGCGTGATGTTTTGCGTACAGCCTTTGATGAGCTTTTTAAAGCAGAAGCTCGTATCAATGACCTCTACATGGAAATGGCAGAAGAAGGAGCAGATATCGATGCGCTGATGGAAGAAGTCGGGGAGCTTCAAGATCGTTTGGAGAGTCGTGATTTTTACACTCTAGATGCCAAGATTGATGAAGTAGCGCGTGCCCTCGGTGTCATGGACTATGGTATGGATACAGACGTAACAGCCTTGTCAGGTGGACAAAGAACAAAGGTGCTTTTAACCAAACTCCTCCTTGAAAAGCCAGATATCTTGTTACTGGACGAGCCAACCAACTACTTGGATGCCGAGCACATTGACTGGCTCAAACGCTATCTCCAAAACTATGAGAATGCCTTTGTCCTTATTTCGCATGATATTCCTTTCCTGAATGATGTTATCAATATCGTCTACCATGTGGAAAACCAACAGCTGACCCGTTACTCAGGAGACTACTACCAGTTCCAAGAAGTCTATGCTATGAAGAAATCTCAGCTGGAGGCAGCCTACGAACGCCAGCAGAAAGAAATTGCTGACCTTAAGGACTTTGTTGCTAGAAATAAAGCGCGTGTTGCAACACGAAACATGGCCATGTCTCGTCAGAAGAAATTGGATAAGATGGACATCATTGAACTCCAAAGTGAGAAGCCAAAACCATCCTTTGATTTCAAACCAGCTCGTACACCTGGGCGCTTTATCTTCCAAGCCAAGGACTTGCAGATTGGTTATGACCGTCCACTTACCAAACCCTTAAACCTCACCTTTGAACGCAATCAAAAGGTTGCCATTATTGGGGCAAATGGTATTGGGAAAACAACTCTCTTGAAGTCTCTCTTGGGGATTATTCCACCAATCGCTGGAGAAGTTGAACGTGGCGACTACCTTGAACTCGGCTACTTTGAGCAGGAAGTAGAAGGGGGCAATCGTCAGACACCACTCGAAGCTGTTTGGAATGCCTTTCCTGCTCTCAACCAAGCAGAAGTTCGGGCAGCCCTTGCTCGTTGTGGTTTGACGACTAAGCACATCGAAAGCCAGATCCAGGTCTTGTCAGGTGGGGAACAAGCCAAGGTGCGTTTCTGTCTCTTGATGAATCGTGAAAACAACGTTTTAGTACTTGACGAGCCGACCAACCACTTGGATGTGGATGCCAAGGAAGAACTCAAACGGGCTCTCAAAGAGTACAGAGGTAGTATCCTTATGGTCTGCCACGAGCCTGACTTTTATGAAGGCTGGATGGACCAAATCTGGGACTTTAATAAGCTAACTTAA
- a CDS encoding YutD family protein yields the protein MRKEIAPELYNYNKFPGPEFQVNGDKVETEGIAFTLVENIKEAFDVTVFNQRFSEVLTKFDYVVGDWSNEQLRLRGFYKDERTEAKIEKISRLQDYLLEYCSYGCAYFVLENQAPKRASFDKKMRKKEEENLPRRGKKPSQNKRKPNADKRNRRRHKEQKSQKEDKGQRHFVIRQK from the coding sequence ATGCGTAAAGAAATTGCACCTGAATTATACAATTATAACAAGTTTCCTGGCCCAGAATTTCAGGTAAATGGGGATAAGGTTGAGACTGAAGGGATTGCTTTTACCTTGGTTGAAAATATCAAGGAGGCTTTCGATGTGACCGTCTTTAATCAGCGCTTCTCAGAAGTGTTGACCAAGTTTGATTATGTCGTGGGGGACTGGAGCAATGAACAGCTTCGCTTACGAGGTTTTTACAAAGATGAACGTACTGAGGCAAAAATTGAAAAGATTAGTCGCTTACAAGATTATCTTTTGGAGTACTGTAGTTATGGTTGTGCTTATTTTGTCTTAGAAAACCAAGCACCTAAGCGTGCGTCATTTGACAAGAAAATGCGTAAAAAGGAAGAGGAAAACCTTCCTAGAAGAGGAAAGAAACCTTCGCAAAACAAGAGAAAACCAAATGCGGATAAGAGAAATAGACGTCGTCATAAGGAACAAAAGTCTCAGAAAGAGGACAAGGGACAGCGCCATTTTGTCATTCGTCAGAAATAG
- a CDS encoding GNAT family N-acetyltransferase, which translates to MNLRPMEVRDNTAVAQLIRTSLEEFGLDKPGTVYFDSHLDHLADYYQHQERAAYFVLEDEGQLVGCGGFAPVSDKIAELQKLYVTKNSRGKGYSSRLIKRIFQEARLAGYEQLYLETSTELVTAVAIYQHYGFTALQQPLSNAAGHPAMNIWMIKSLSSDE; encoded by the coding sequence ATGAACTTACGGCCGATGGAAGTAAGAGACAATACAGCTGTAGCGCAACTCATTCGAACTAGCCTAGAAGAATTCGGGCTTGACAAACCAGGAACTGTCTACTTTGATTCTCATCTAGATCATTTGGCCGACTATTATCAACATCAAGAGAGGGCAGCTTACTTTGTTCTGGAAGATGAAGGGCAACTGGTTGGTTGTGGGGGCTTTGCACCAGTGTCCGATAAGATTGCTGAATTACAAAAACTGTATGTCACTAAAAACAGTCGTGGCAAAGGTTATTCCAGTAGGTTGATAAAGCGCATATTCCAGGAAGCCCGTCTAGCTGGTTATGAACAGCTTTATCTAGAAACCTCTACTGAGCTGGTTACGGCTGTGGCCATCTATCAACACTATGGTTTTACAGCCTTGCAACAACCACTTTCTAACGCCGCCGGCCACCCAGCTATGAATATCTGGATGATAAAATCCCTCTCATCAGATGAATAG
- the sodA gene encoding superoxide dismutase SodA, protein MAIILPDLPYAYDALEPYIDAETMHLHHDKHHQTYVNNANAALEKHPEIGEDLEALLADVESIPADIRQALINNGGGHLNHALFWELMTPEKTAPSAELAAAIDATFGSFEEFQAAFTAAATTRFGSGWAWLVVNKEGKLEVTSTANQDTPISEGKKPILGLDVWEHAYYVKYRNVRPDYIKAFFSVINWNKVDELYAAAK, encoded by the coding sequence ATGGCTATTATCTTACCAGACCTTCCATACGCGTATGACGCCTTGGAACCATATATCGATGCTGAAACAATGCACTTGCACCATGACAAGCACCATCAAACCTACGTCAACAATGCGAATGCTGCTCTTGAAAAACACCCTGAAATCGGTGAAGACCTTGAAGCTTTGCTTGCTGATGTAGAATCTATCCCAGCTGATATCCGCCAAGCGCTTATCAACAACGGTGGTGGGCACTTGAACCACGCTCTTTTCTGGGAATTGATGACTCCTGAAAAAACAGCTCCTTCAGCAGAACTTGCAGCAGCAATCGATGCAACATTTGGTTCATTTGAAGAGTTCCAAGCAGCCTTTACAGCAGCAGCTACAACTCGCTTTGGTTCTGGATGGGCTTGGTTGGTTGTTAACAAAGAAGGGAAGCTTGAAGTGACTTCAACAGCAAACCAAGACACCCCAATCTCAGAAGGTAAAAAACCAATCTTGGGCTTGGACGTTTGGGAACATGCTTACTACGTGAAATACCGCAACGTGCGTCCTGACTACATCAAAGCTTTCTTCTCAGTGATTAACTGGAACAAAGTAGACGAGCTATACGCAGCAGCTAAATAA
- the gdhA gene encoding NADP-specific glutamate dehydrogenase — MTSAKEYIQSVFETVKARNGHEAEFLQAVEEFFSTLEPVFEKHPEYIEENILARITEPERVISFRVPWVDRDGKVQVNRGYRVQFNSAVGPYKGGLRFHPTVNQGILKFLGFEQIFKNVLTGLPIGGGKGGSDFDPKGKTDAEVMRFCQSFITELQKYIGPSLDVPAGDIGVGGREIGYLYGQYKRLNQFDAGVLTGKPLGFGGSLIRPEATGYGLVYYTEEMLKANGNSFAGKKVVISGSGNVAQYALQKATELGATVISVSDSNGYVIDENGIDFDLLTDVKEKRRARLTEYAAEKATATYHEGSVWTYTGNYDIALPCATQNEINGEAAKRLVAQGIFCVSEGANMPSDLEAIKVYKENGILYGPAKAANAGGVAVSALEMSQNSLRLSWTREEVDGRLKDIMTNIFNTAKTTAETYGLDKDYLAGANIAAFENVANAMIAQGIV; from the coding sequence ATGACATCTGCTAAAGAATATATCCAAAGCGTGTTTGAAACTGTAAAAGCTCGTAACGGACACGAGGCTGAGTTCCTCCAAGCTGTTGAAGAATTCTTCAGTACCTTGGAGCCTGTATTTGAAAAACACCCTGAGTATATCGAAGAAAATATCTTGGCACGTATCACAGAACCTGAGCGCGTGATTTCTTTCCGTGTTCCTTGGGTTGACCGTGATGGAAAAGTACAAGTCAACCGTGGTTACCGTGTTCAATTCAACTCAGCTGTTGGACCATATAAAGGTGGACTTCGTTTCCATCCAACTGTAAACCAAGGAATTTTGAAATTCCTCGGATTTGAACAAATCTTTAAAAACGTCTTGACTGGACTTCCTATCGGTGGAGGTAAAGGTGGATCAGACTTCGATCCTAAAGGTAAAACAGATGCTGAAGTGATGCGCTTCTGCCAAAGCTTCATAACCGAATTGCAAAAATATATCGGACCATCTCTTGACGTACCTGCTGGTGATATCGGTGTTGGTGGACGTGAGATTGGTTACCTTTATGGTCAATACAAGCGTCTTAACCAATTTGATGCTGGTGTCTTGACTGGTAAACCTCTTGGATTTGGTGGTAGCTTGATTCGTCCAGAAGCAACTGGTTACGGTTTGGTCTACTACACTGAAGAAATGCTCAAGGCTAACGGTAACAGCTTTGCTGGTAAGAAAGTCGTGATTTCAGGTTCTGGTAACGTGGCTCAATACGCTCTTCAAAAAGCGACTGAACTCGGTGCAACTGTTATCTCTGTATCTGACTCAAACGGTTATGTCATCGATGAAAATGGTATTGACTTTGATCTCCTTACAGATGTTAAAGAGAAACGTCGCGCTCGTTTGACTGAGTATGCAGCTGAGAAAGCAACTGCTACTTACCATGAAGGCTCTGTCTGGACATACACTGGTAACTATGACATCGCTCTTCCATGTGCGACTCAAAATGAAATCAATGGTGAAGCAGCTAAACGATTGGTTGCCCAAGGGATCTTCTGTGTATCTGAAGGTGCCAACATGCCAAGTGACCTTGAAGCTATCAAAGTCTACAAAGAAAATGGTATCCTCTATGGACCAGCAAAAGCTGCCAACGCTGGTGGTGTTGCTGTATCTGCTCTTGAAATGAGCCAAAACAGCCTTCGCCTTTCATGGACCCGTGAAGAAGTTGATGGACGTCTAAAAGACATCATGACAAACATCTTCAACACAGCTAAAACAACTGCTGAAACATACGGTCTTGATAAAGACTACCTTGCAGGAGCTAACATTGCTGCCTTTGAAAATGTAGCAAACGCTATGATTGCCCAAGGTATTGTTTAA